A single genomic interval of Pyrus communis chromosome 7, drPyrComm1.1, whole genome shotgun sequence harbors:
- the LOC137739097 gene encoding uncharacterized protein has protein sequence MSSYENVVGGKLKLKGKALDVKAAGMKKKKKHKKHQEQTSIVTETELSAGVDEITEVTNPDEEEINDSHKSSEEGKAPHYGDLLTPAERRYIEQRERIDNHRLAKTANKSHRDRIQDFNQYLANMSEHYDIPKVGPG, from the exons ATGTCGTCGTATGAGAATGTTGTTGGTGGGAAGCTGAAGCTCAAGGGAAAGGCTCTGGATGTGAAGGCTGCtggaatgaagaagaaaaagaagcataAGAAACATCAAGAACAAACTTCTATTGTAACGGAAACTGAGCTCTCAGCTG GTGTAGATGAAATTACAGAAGTAACCAATCCCGATGAGGAAGAAATAAACGATTCGCACAAATCAAGTGAGGAGGGGAAGGCTCCTCACTACGGTGATCTTCTCACACCTGCCGAGAGACGATATAtagaacagagagagagaattgataATCACAGGCTGGCCAAGACAGCAAACAAGTCCCACCGTGACAGAATTCAAGACTTCAACCAATATCTGGCAAACATGAGCGAGCATTATGACATTCCTAAAGTCGGGCCAGGCTAA